The Gossypium hirsutum isolate 1008001.06 chromosome D06, Gossypium_hirsutum_v2.1, whole genome shotgun sequence genome contains the following window.
AGTAAAATGGGTACAAAACAGCAGAAATTctcaaaatttatgattaaaaacAACATATTTTACAAGAATGCATAATTTATTTTGAGGGCAACTTCCCAGACAAAAAAACACCAAACTTATTAATATCAGAGTAAACAAAATCAATCCCATTTTCCATCAAAAGCCCTTCAATCAATTCCTTATCACGTTCAGGCTCTTTACTTTCACATTCAATCTCATAACACACACCAAAATCATACACGGTTTCATCAACTTCCAATTTCAATCCTTTCCAATCATAAACCCCTCTCACATTCTTAAACCCTCCTAAACAAATCAATTCATCAACCCCAAATTCACCTTTTAGCTTTTCCATTATCTGGGATTTGTTTGATAAGCCCAACAACCCATTCGGGTCAGTCAAAAAAGACCGAGCCAATGATGGGTCGATGGGTTCTTCATGTTCTTCGACTCGACTAATGCCTTGAGTGAGTTCAGGCTTGGATTTGAATGAAAGGACGGCGTAAGAGTCGAGGTTGTAGAAACGGAGGCGGAGGGCGCTGTTCGAGACGGCGAGGGTGGTGGTTGGGGTGTCGAAGAATATGTTTTCTTGGATTAAAGTGGTGGTGTGGAATGGGGAAAGGAGATTTGAGAGCTTTTGGTGGGATTGGGAATTGGGGAGACGAAGCTTTACTTCAACTTCCATTTGGGTGGGGATTTTAGTGAAATGGGGTGgctttgatttgattaattttgtTGTTGGGAACAACCTTTTCAACATTTGTTTGCAGGTGGCTGAATCTGAATCAAATCATCATGATAGGGTTTAATTTTCACCTCAACCTCCAACATTAGCGGATAAGATGCTAAAAAAGAACCAATCCCACCCTTGTGCTAATTACAACACCGGTTCCGGTCCAATTCTTTTCATCAACTTTGGTCGGTTCGgttaaataaataactcaatagaTTTTTTAGTCCAGGCCAATCGTTCTATATCGGTTCACAAGTCAATCGATTTAACATCTTTCTTCGGATGTTGATTTCACATCTTTGGTGCTAGTGTTTGGTTCAATGATGTTTGGTCTATCGGACTAGTTAGATTGAGAGCTAACAGAGGTACCAATTTAAATAATGGCATTGAATCGATTGAATTGAGAGAACTATTAAAAAATCGGTTGAACTGGTTATGGaaccaaatttttaatattttttaattgaatcagTTAAACCAGTTGACAAACCGATGACTTGACTGTTTCGATCATCAATCCGATTATAAAAATCTTGGTTTGATTgagatatattaaaaaaattgacgaATCGAAAAGAAAAGTTCCATTAAAAATGAAATCATAAGTTTAAGTTCTCTTAAAAAAATGTTCATTTTGTTAGCAAAAGAATCATGAAAACCTCTATATTagaagttaaattatattttgtacaTTAATCAATAAgtaaaaattccatctatttgtaCAATAAAAACTGGTGTAGATGACAAAATAACCCATTAGTGACCCGTCTCATACCATCTATATCTCATGCTAACATAcaaaatcaatttttaacaataaatatagatagaaacttttaacaaaaatgccattttactttattaaaaagtacattttttattaataaaaaaataaaaagaacaaaatataATTCGACTTCGTGTTATCAAATGGCActttttattaataaaacaaaatctgTAAACAAAGAGAAGGaatttacatatattatttagCTACATAACAACCTCATCTGCAAATTAAACATAGAAATCAAAACCCAGCTTTTCACTAGAACATATCTGCAAATTGCTTTTCCCTCGTATCCTGCTTACTGAAATATGGGCATTATCTAACCTAAGCACATattgattgatgatgatgattgtatGGTCCATTACTTACTCCATTCATAAACTGCTGCCTCTTCCTTCTTCGCTTCGTTACAACCGTAAATCCTTCGCCGTCCcgggttttctttatatttacatcTGATGTTTTTGGTTGTTCACAGGTGCTGGATTGAGATGCCACGTCATGTCCTTCATTCACATGGAGAGCTTTTGCTTCTGTTGTTGCTGGCTCAGTTGTAGGTACAAACTCGGGTGCATGAGGGTTCATAACTCGCGGAGGTCGGAACTCGGTTTGTTCGAGAGTTTGGTATCTCGGAAAGCCTTGTTTCATGTTGTAAGAATGGTTGTTTCCGTGATATAATGGGAACATCGGTCCGCAACGAACTCGAGCTGCAACTGCAGGTTCAATAACAGGCTCGGCAAGCATAGCTTGACAGGCTGTTACATCATAAACACTTGTAACAGCAATGTAGAGTGCTCCGGGATTGAACGGTTCCGCTAATGCTGATAGCTTACTTCCCTTTGTTTCTACAGACTTTTCAGTATTTACATACGAAACCTCATCACGTTCAGGAACCGTTTCTTCACGATTGTCATCATGTGCAACATTATGAACAACAGAGATACTGTTTCTGTCCTCCATGTTTGCAGGCTCAGAAGAAACCTTATCGAGTTCAGGAGCAGCTTCTTCTGATCGATTTTCACTATCATCTGAAATGTTATTAGCAACAGAGATATTGTTTCCATCCTCCTTGGTTGCAGGCTCGGAAGAAACGTTATCAAGTTCAGGAGCAGATTCTTCTGATTGATTTTCGCTATCACGAGTTCCTTCagtttcatcatcatcattatctaCAACGTTATCAATAACAGACATATGGTCTCCATCCTCCGATTTTGTAGTCTCAGTTCGGATGGTGCACACCTGATGTTCGGTTTCCCCCTCATGTAATGGCTTCAGAACTGTACCTGGAGGTGCTACAGCTACTTCTTTGTAAGAAAGACATTTCGAAGCAACGGCACTGAGATTTGCTGAAGACAAGGAACCTTTGGAAACAGAAGCTCGTAAACTAACCGAATTCCCTCCGGGGTTTGAGTTATGGGACATCAATTGCTTCACCGGAACTACCTCCTTTACAATGTTCTTAGAGGAAGTTTTTCTCACCGGAAAAATAGTTTCTCGCCTAGAGCCACTCACTCTAACATTTGCAAGGGCAGTTCTCTTCCTTCGAGACTTCCTTCCGACGGCATTTCCTGACCGTCCTTTTGAATTGGCTTCTTGCCACCCTTCATCCGAAGTTGTCTCTTCGAAAACTTCACTTGTAACCATTGGCTCAACTCTAGTAACATCATTAGTTTTCTTTGGCTCTTCAAGACAAATAGAACTCACCATTCTTCTTTCATTAATATCTGCAGTACTGATACTTTTCTCTGAGACACCATTGAACACAGAACTGTCTGTTACAAAGTTGTGACATGCGTCATGGGTTTTGTCACTAGTCTGTAACACCTGCCAAGTTTTTAAGAAATGTCACtgttaaatgttgattcagacgAAGAAGGATGAGATACAAACTTTCTGTACTAATCTGTAGTACCTTGGCACGCAGCAGCTTCTTCTGTACATCAGTTCCTTTAGAATCTTGATCGGGACTAATGTAATCGAGCAGGTCGGACACACTGCAACAAACGGCCACAGGTTTTAGTGCTGCAAGAAATAATGATATAATTGAATTAGTAATTCAGGGACACCGTATTAGTACCTAAGATGACCCTTGCTTGCAATGGAAGCATCTGGCTTTGGAGTTCCATTTCGTGCAGCTTCTTGCTGTTCTAAAGCTTTTGATTCAAAGTATTCGATCCAAGCAGCGGAGTCCTGCAAGGCAGAACACAGTTCTTTAACCCCATATCAAACAGAATGGACAAAGGTGCATGAAGGTATGGACGGTCGTGGCTGAGGTATTTACCTGTGTACGAAGGTCATCTTGTCCGAGTTTTGCTTGAAGTATTTTGAATGTAGTTTGTTCATGTTGCACGCTTAAAGAATATGCCTCCATCAATGAAAGAGCAATGGCAATGGCATGATAGCTTGCAGCCGTCTGTTACGAGAGGCGATTAGAAAACTAGACGTAGATGAACATATGCATAAAGTTGGAGAGAGACTGACCTGTATGTGATCCGCTCCTAGTAGTCTCTGGTTGCACTTTAGAGCTTCATGCAAATATCTGAGAGCCACGTGAACATTTCCCATGCCTTCTTCCATCATAGCCACATTTATATATGTTGCGGCGGTATTTGGGTGAGACAATCCGCAAGTAAAATGGAGAAGGAATAAAGAACGGTTTACATATCTGCCAAGACGCATTAATTTCATCAAGAGAGCAAATAGAAAGGCAAAGAAATAAGACAAGATGCATTCGAGTGAACTGTCATCAAGCAAAGAAGGTACTCGAGAGGAAAATCACAAGAGTTATAAAATGAAAGCACAAAATGAGCATTTTGGCACTCAAGTCTCACTTCAAAGCCATTTCAAAGTGTTGAAGCTGATAATAATATACAGCAAGATCCCCATAGCTTTTCACCGTGTCTGGATGATCAAGACCGAGCTCCCTCTCATTAATATCCAAAGCTTTCTGTTGATATATAATTGCCTAAACAAGACGTAATGGTTTAGATTACTTTTCAATGGTACTAGCGGAGGAACGTATAAATGATACTCGGAGAACATTAGCCgtcctttttcttttatatctCTATAAGAGGAGACTAAAAGTGAATTAGTTTCGTATATCTTAAGCTGATAAATAGCAGAATGTTCAGATACCTGATTGAAATCACCAGTATGGTAGAGAACCACAGCAAGAAGACTGTAAGCACTCGCAGTAGTTCGATGGTAAGGACCACATACAGCTATCATCTTTGCTAATGCCTTCAAAAGCAAGTAAAACATAAAATGAGACCAATGGAAGTCCTATTTAGTAACATTTCATCCCTTCTCATTCACCGAATATAGGACATAAATAGATGTGAATTTGAACTATAAATCAAAATGGGAAATACCTTTGTCCCATAATTAACCGCATCCTCTAGTTTTCCTTTGTCAATAGCCGCCTTGGATGACTCTAACAATGTTCGGCCATCGGCAGAAGCGCATACTACATGCTGTAAATCATTAAAGGCAAAGTCTAGTTATGTTTAAATTGATAGCAAGCTGGTTCAATGAGATAGTAACATAGATATCCACCTTACAAACAGGATAAATGCTAATAATATTGCAACTTTCGAAAGGTTCTTTGCATTCCATGTCATAGTCTTTAGGAACCAACTCTAGACCAACCTGCAGAAAAGAAATATCGGTAAATCTCAGCCGTCTGATGCACTTAGCAGCTTAAGCAGTTGACAACAGATAGTACCTTATGGCAAAGTTCTCGAAGAATGGATAGTTTTCTCAAATGCCGGAATTCATCTTGTAGTTTCCAACCAAATTTTGCAGAAAGAAACTTTCTTAACCACCGCAATTTTAGCAAATAGTCATCATTTGCGTTTTCAGCATTATCTTCTGATCCATTATTTCCGAGTAAGAAATTTAGGGATGAAGCTATAGCTGCAGGTAAGTCCTCGAATTTGTCAACAGATGCAACGACTGCTTTGAGTACGTGTTTGAAAGCTCGAGTAACCATCTCATGGATGCAAAGTGATTGTATGTGAGGCAGCTTCTCAGCAAGTTCAACCTGACTTGTACAATAATAACATCAGAGTCAACAAACACAAAATGGTCTGACTTATATCATTTCATAGAGAGAGATTCCTCACCACACGACCCAAAGACAACATTTTTAGTCCCCTTAGATGCATAAAGTCAGTCAGGGAACGACCATCGGTGGGTGAAAGTTCAAGTGATCCAAAGTCTGTTACCTAATAAAGTATTGAGAGTCGGTTCATGAACTGCACATAAAGCTTAAAAAAAGAACATTTTGAAAGATAATGGCTTCGGCTATTGAATAGTACCAGCTTTGGTAAGGCAGTGTCATCATAGTACTCATACGCCATCTTAATAAGCTCATTGACTGACTGTAGCACAAAAGCAAGCTTAAAAGAGTGAGATCAGTACAATAGTAGTAAATCTATGCCAAACTTTTTGAGAAAAAACATGAAACAGTGACGAGGAAACCTTTAAGTGAAGACCGGTTCGACTTTCTTCAAGCCGTGAGAAAGCTTCTTCGGAAATAAGGTTCTTCAGTTCCATCTGATTTCTGGACTCACCAATGCTTTGGTTCATAGCACATGGCTCGCAATCATTTTCTTCCTCGTCAACTTTGCTACCGCTGTTACTTGGTTTTTTATCCCTTTTCTTTAAGCATTTAAAATGCTTTCCAAGACCTTTCACAGCCGGTTCAGCCTCATGATCACGACCAAGTCCGTTTGAAGTAGTATCTCTCAAAGTTTCCTGTTTCTGTAGACATTGCAACCAACAAGAACCGAGTTCTAATCTAATAGACCTTTCAGGAACAACCGAGTTCTCCTCTAGTTTGGTCAAGCTCTCTTTAACTACTTGCCGAACAAGGCATCTAGAAGTTTCGGAATCATTCGAGTTGAGTTGATGTGATTGGCCTCCACTCCATTCTTTAGCGCCTGACTTGTGAAGTAAAACCCTTAAGCTGAAATAAATTAAACACCCCATATCCGTTACAGGACCCAACTTGCATGTGTGTGCTATATATATGTGAAATAGAAATGAGAGCACCAGCTGACAAGTCCAGACCTGTTAATGTTAAGAGCATTAGCTCCTCCGTCTGGTTGATCATCAATGTCAATATCCCGAGCACTGTGCAGTTCGTTCTTCACTTCACCAACAACCTTTACGATTGCAATGTAGCCACAATGTCTAACAATGACAGTGCCCATCGAGGAAATATCCTGTGAGATGGTTACTACTTTGCTTAGTGAAAAAGATTGGCAAACTACAGGAAATCAGGAAAGATGAATTGAACTCGGATTTGGACTTACATGAAAAACCGCACTCTCGTCTGCAGATATCCCTTTAAGTAAATTCCTTTGAGCAATTTCATTAGCAGTCATGCCAAATGAATGATGACCAGCAACCTTTACATCCGCTGATTCTTGTTTTACCGTAATGGACAAGTCACCTATACGGTCCTCATGAAGAACTGAGTCAGGATGGCTATTTACAGTGCCTTTCACAATTGACCTGTTATTCATAACATGCTGTATTGTTGCAACAGCTTTAAAGATCGAGACATCAACAAATCGACTACGAAGCAAAAAGGCCTTGCGATCACGAACTACCCTCTCCTCTTCGGTTTTGCAAGGAAGGTTAGCCAATATTGCAAAATCCGTAGCCCACGGTTGAAGATCATATTCACCATTTCTTCCCTGGCCTCCACCATTACCACCCCATTGCTCATCTTCCAATGGAAAAGAAAGGAAGGTCGATGGAGAGTTGGCAACAAGGGGAGGAACAAGCCATGTATTTGCACGAAATCCATATGGAAGATTGCCGAActggaagcaaaaaaaaaaaaaagagttaacaAAGTTTATGTCAAATTAACCTATAATGGAAATAGAGAAAAAGGTCACCTTATTGTGTTCTATGAAAGCTTTCATAAGGGATTCATATGCCTGCATCAAGCACAAGAGCGAACTAATAAAAAATCAACCCGAATCAACATAGAAGCCATGGAAGGTTATTAATCACAGATAAAAACAGTACTCACATCAGCAAAGGCTTGGCTTAGATTTTGCAAAAGATCTAACAAACAGTGGCTCAGGAAAAAATGCTTTCCCACAGTATAAAACCCTTTTACTGATGCAACTACCTGTATTTGCTTCCCATTGCAGATTTTTATCTGCACAAACACATTGCATGTTAAACATGAAAATTAGCAAAAACCAAACAGCATACCGGAACGAAAAAGCTGGTTGATTTACAACAAGAACAACATCATCATTCAAATGTCCACCCTAAACCTATTTTAGGGTACATAGAGACTAATAATTTCGGCGTTCATGGCTTCACCAAGCAATATTATCTCCAAGGTTCAAACTCAAATCCTCCCGGTGGAATACATTGGTACCATTAAGAAGAGTTACTGACATGTAAAGTGAGATAGTACCTGCATTATGAAATAGTCACCTTCATGCCTCCCTTCTACATCCTTGGGCTCACATTTCCTCAAATCTGCAAAACCAACGTACCATATTATAAAGTTTATCATGTTTTAAGATGCATAccttttatttcatcatattaCATCAATGGAAAAGAAGGTTATcgcattaaaattatttaacaaattttgttAATGTTTACTAAAAGAATTGTACCATATTATTAAGTTCATTTTAGTCCCTTCACtattaaaatgaacattttagtCCTGTACATTTGAAAAGCTATCATTCTAGCCTCTTCATCATAATTTTGCTATTAATGGAATCACATGACTTAGAGACGGATTTTTTCagaaataattcaaataaattaattatttatgaaaatgactcATTTATAAAATCATGTACAAAAATATCTGTTTTAAACAGTAAACTTTAGTGCCGTCATTGTTATTGGCTGCATCACCCTTCATAATGGATCAATTAttggttaattttaaaaaaaaaattgagtggagattatataaaataaagtaagatttatttaaagattatatatttaaaataaaggaAATCTTTCTCAAAAACTGtgctttttaaaaatattttttttgtgatttccctagaagtatttttttttaatagtgaaTACGGCCATTTTTTCTATCTCGAAAGAAAGAAGCACTTACTGAGAATGGGCGGAGCGAGGtgagagaaggaaaagaaatcaTAAAATTCCGATAATTTTGGGGTAGGCTGAATGGCAGCCATCTCCATGCTCTCCATAATC
Protein-coding sequences here:
- the LOC121218637 gene encoding triphosphate tunnel metalloenzyme 3, which codes for MLKRLFPTTKLIKSKPPHFTKIPTQMEVEVKLRLPNSQSHQKLSNLLSPFHTTTLIQENIFFDTPTTTLAVSNSALRLRFYNLDSYAVLSFKSKPELTQGISRVEEHEEPIDPSLARSFLTDPNGLLGLSNKSQIMEKLKGEFGVDELICLGGFKNVRGVYDWKGLKLEVDETVYDFGVCYEIECESKEPERDKELIEGLLMENGIDFVYSDINKFGVFLSGKLPSK
- the LOC121218638 gene encoding protein TSS — its product is MAPKSSSKSKSNKAKPEKKNKKKEEKVVPSVLDITVITPYESQVILKGISTDKIVDVKRLLASHVETCHFTNYSLTHEVKGKRLNEKVEVATLKPCLLKMVEEDYTNEEQAVAHVRRLLDIVACTTRFSKPKRVRSQSSSSDSKSKKVNGGPHHRPREPSDGGPGTAWIMESMEMAAIQPTPKLSEFYDFFSFSHLAPPILNLRKCEPKDVEGRHEGDYFIMQIKICNGKQIQVVASVKGFYTVGKHFFLSHCLLDLLQNLSQAFADAYESLMKAFIEHNKFGNLPYGFRANTWLVPPLVANSPSTFLSFPLEDEQWGGNGGGQGRNGEYDLQPWATDFAILANLPCKTEEERVVRDRKAFLLRSRFVDVSIFKAVATIQHVMNNRSIVKGTVNSHPDSVLHEDRIGDLSITVKQESADVKVAGHHSFGMTANEIAQRNLLKGISADESAVFHDISSMGTVIVRHCGYIAIVKVVGEVKNELHSARDIDIDDQPDGGANALNINSLRVLLHKSGAKEWSGGQSHQLNSNDSETSRCLVRQVVKESLTKLEENSVVPERSIRLELGSCWLQCLQKQETLRDTTSNGLGRDHEAEPAVKGLGKHFKCLKKRDKKPSNSGSKVDEEENDCEPCAMNQSIGESRNQMELKNLISEEAFSRLEESRTGLHLKSVNELIKMAYEYYDDTALPKLVTDFGSLELSPTDGRSLTDFMHLRGLKMLSLGRVVELAEKLPHIQSLCIHEMVTRAFKHVLKAVVASVDKFEDLPAAIASSLNFLLGNNGSEDNAENANDDYLLKLRWLRKFLSAKFGWKLQDEFRHLRKLSILRELCHKVGLELVPKDYDMECKEPFESCNIISIYPVCKHVVCASADGRTLLESSKAAIDKGKLEDAVNYGTKALAKMIAVCGPYHRTTASAYSLLAVVLYHTGDFNQAIIYQQKALDINERELGLDHPDTVKSYGDLAVYYYQLQHFEMALKYVNRSLFLLHFTCGLSHPNTAATYINVAMMEEGMGNVHVALRYLHEALKCNQRLLGADHIQTAASYHAIAIALSLMEAYSLSVQHEQTTFKILQAKLGQDDLRTQDSAAWIEYFESKALEQQEAARNGTPKPDASIASKGHLSVSDLLDYISPDQDSKGTDVQKKLLRAKVLQTSDKTHDACHNFVTDSSVFNGVSEKSISTADINERRMVSSICLEEPKKTNDVTRVEPMVTSEVFEETTSDEGWQEANSKGRSGNAVGRKSRRKRTALANVRVSGSRRETIFPVRKTSSKNIVKEVVPVKQLMSHNSNPGGNSVSLRASVSKGSLSSANLSAVASKCLSYKEVAVAPPGTVLKPLHEGETEHQVCTIRTETTKSEDGDHMSVIDNVVDNDDDETEGTRDSENQSEESAPELDNVSSEPATKEDGNNISVANNISDDSENRSEEAAPELDKVSSEPANMEDRNSISVVHNVAHDDNREETVPERDEVSYVNTEKSVETKGSKLSALAEPFNPGALYIAVTSVYDVTACQAMLAEPVIEPAVAARVRCGPMFPLYHGNNHSYNMKQGFPRYQTLEQTEFRPPRVMNPHAPEFVPTTEPATTEAKALHVNEGHDVASQSSTCEQPKTSDVNIKKTRDGEGFTVVTKRRRKRQQFMNGVSNGPYNHHHQSICA